AGTACAGTcaaaagagggagaggaaaaacacacacacacaaaaaaaacctacagaGAATGAAACACAATAGAATAAGCAAGTGAGGAAAACACGGTCTGGGTTAATTATAaatcaaacaagaaaagaagagatagAAGTGGAAGATGTCAGAGGGCCTACTTGGTCAGCTGGACAATGGGAATCCCACAACAATTCATTATTAATTTCTAACACTTTGCTTTTTGTTACATGACACTTTCACAGCATTTTCCATCAGAAGAACTGGAAATATAATTCTAGATTCcacttttcttatttttgtttttgtttgtttgtaagtgtgtgttcttgttccaAAGAGAACACAGTTCCACAAGGGAATGAAGTTTCTAATGTAGATCCCATTTAAAAAGCATGCCTATCAActtaaaaaaacgacaaaaaacattTAATGCACAATTTCTGTTGTGGGCAACAAAATGGATACAATTTCGCTGTATTGACaatggtttaaaaaacaacaacataaacgaaCATTTTATGTGAGGATGTCCCAGCTTCATATTACAAGTGCTGCACAGGATTTGGAATAACAAAAAAAGGAATTCTTTCTTCTGATAACAAACAGCCAGCTGGCTAGAAATTCCATGTGGACCCATTTTGGTCTCAGACTGACCTGTGCAgccttgtgtgtgttttcataaatGTATTCTAAATCTAGCAAGCCAGAAAAATTGAAATATTCATAAATTCATGCATAGAAAGTCCAACCGCTTGACTGAAACAATCAGGTAACTTTTTGTTGATTTACTCAAGGCCTgaactaagtgtgttgggttacgctgctggtcaggctcctgcttagcagatgtggtgttgtgtaaatggatttgtccgaacgcagtgatgcatccttgagtaataataactgaactaaactgactTTGTAGCCTGCATGCCCACTCCTTTGTGAACAGTCACTGCATTAGTTTTCCCCCCACTGCACACATAAAGGGAAGTAATAGACATTTGGCCACAATTGTGCCTGACACTACAGTTTCTTTATATATGCCTTATGCAGACACATATGCATAAATCCACAGACTAAATGTGTGACAAGTTTGACATTTAAGAGGTAAGTTCTTTGAGACTCTCACTCTCAAGGCCAGGGGTTCAAACCTCTTCAGGGCATAGTGGATTATACCCAGAGACTTTtgctatctcccaggtcaacgtagtTATGTGAACATCTACTGGTGCCTCAACCTACCTTGAGAGTCAATATACATGCTGAAGATTTCATatgcataaaaaaatatatgagaATCCTTGTCACTGTGAGGtgaaaaataaagacatgacCAAACTCAGTCTTTACCACCCCCAAGGTCTGAGTACAGCTGCCTAAAACTTGTCAGGTAAACAGCCCATTAGTAGAAACAAATGATGGCTGAAGTAGCAAAATGGTTAAGATGCCGGACTTTTAATGTAAAGGTTCTGGGTTAAATCATGTTATTAGCAACTGATGGATTAAGGATGGAGTTTTTCCCTGTCACCTGGGTCAGTCTGGTGGTGCTTTTAACAAAGTATCCCATACAAAAGATTAAACATGTGCATTACAGATGCTGAAACCCATGTCAGTGCCcagggggttatggaaacaggaacatattcAGCATGATCACCACTGAAAAACAGTGTGGCCGCCTGAATGGTacggtaaaaacagtcatgcatgtaaaaagtCCACTGGTAGTATACAACATACAAGTAGGCAatagagttgcagcccacaaacgtgGAAGGAAACAAATGAGTGTAGAAGGTGAATGCAGAGGAGTGAAAACCTGAGCTGATGTTGTACCTGGCGATTCATAACAAGCTGCAGtccagacagtgacagtggtgctTGTCATATTCACTGCACCTGGGAATATCATGTAGCACTAGCTACAGGTCATTTTCAGTAGATTTACAACTATACATGAAAAGAATAATTATGAGTCATGCTGTATCACTCACTCGGCTCTATTCCAATAAGTCTGCAATACACATTTATTGAGTAcacacacgacgggcgcaatagccgagtggttaaagcgttggactctcaatctcagggtcccaggttcgaatctcggtgacggcacttggtgggtaaagtgtggagatttttccaatctcccaggtcaacatatgtgcagacctgctagtgcctgaacccccttcgtgtgtatacgcaagcagaaaatcaaatacgcacgttaaagatcctgtaatccatgtcagcgttcggtgggttatggaagcaagaacataccctgcatgcacacccccgaaagcggagtatggctgcctacatggcggggtaaaaacggtcatacacgtaaaagcccactcacgtacatatgagtgaacgtgggagttgcagcccacgaacgcagaagaagagtacacacacacacacactgaatgtggGCATGCAGGAACTATGTGATATATTCTTAAAAAAATCTTATGTAAACACTGTTGGCTGTGAAGAGTTCCTCTTGCTAGCTCTGGTCCACaactccccacctccacatcacCCTCCTCCTTGAAGATGTGCTCAAATACTTTAATCATATATGTTCCGGATCTGCCTGACAGCACAAACAAAtgcttacacgcacacaccagaattcactccaacccaaccccagccgaataccccccacccacctccacaccatcCCCAATTCTTGTTTATGTGAAATGGTGAAACACTTCTGTCATCAAACTGGTTGGTGGgtgtaaaaaaaagacaactacaacaaaaaaaaaagacagcagcacAGAAGGTCACTTAGGGCTGTCTACACCCCCACAAGACCTGGGTCCTCAAGGATGCCAATTACGCAGCGCTCCACATCCCCATCAAAACGGTGCAACACCTCGGCAATTTGACTGCCTCTCATCTGTGGGAAAACGACAGCAATTTGTGCAATTTTATCGGCCGAATGAACAAGAGTGTCGGCAGTCTGGCCAGGTCTTGGTGCAGCTCGGTTCTTCTTTTCCTGTGAGTTATTTCCCCTCGGCCACAAGGTTATTCCCTTTTCCTGATCCTCTCTGGTGgcggggaggtgatggggggaggcTGAAGATGAAATCGTTTGTGATGGGTGCCCCGCGGGACCCATGCCGAGATCTATGTCCGGCAGGCTGTCAGAGTCAGATCCATCATGGTCACCACACCTTGTGCCAATAACATCCTTCTCCTCACTCAGAGAACTCACCACTGGGGAAACTGGCCCCGGTTTTATGCTCACAATGGAGTGCGTCATTGATTTAGAGTCGGTGGGATCGATCGCTCCTGGTGAAAGTGCACTGGTTACGGAATGTGTCATAAAACACTGCGCTTCAGACCTTCCTGCAGCGGACCCATCTCTATCATTCTTGTCACCACGGACAGCGTTATCATCGGAGCTGCATTGGGTCGAGTGCTCTTTTGCATCCTGTTTGAGGCGGAAAGTGCCGCTGGCAGACAAACTGTCGGCTGAAATGGCGGCCCCTTCTTCCACACACAGGTCACGGTGGCAGTGGGAGGGATGCGAAGCGGTTTTCGGCGGCGAAACATGACTGTCAGATCTGAGAAACCCTGAGGGCATGTTCTCTAGAGCCGTTGGTTTGTTTGACAAAGCTGCGCAAACAGAGGGTTTAGGAGAGCGCTGTGAACCTTCCCAATGCCCAGATGAGACACCGGTGGTCGGTGACTCACTCCTTGTATTGTGAAGCTGGGGCTCGGACACTGCATGTCTGGGTCTGGTGCGGGTGAGTGAATCCCCCAGCCTCTCCCTGTCCCCTATGGAGGAGACAGCTTTGTCGGTGTGTCTGCCTGCGCCAAGCTCTGaaccagcagcagtggtggttCTCCCCGTCACAGCACGATCGCTATCCTCACAGCCGCGGGCTTTTTTGTTTGGAGAGATCTGGTGGCCAaatttgtctcccttcctcttcatCAAATACACGCGTCCCCTGGGGGACCCgctgggggtggtgaggggcacAGGGCTGACCCCGCATGTCTGCTTTGCTGCCTGACCCACTGACCCACTTTCTTTGTTCAGGTCAAGCGGCCGGCGTTCCACTGAACGGGGAAGGACTAAGGGAGGTAGTTCATCATAACCTTCACACACAGGCAGGGAAGAGTGGCTGTCCTTGAACCCGTGTGTTGCTGGGAGTGTATCATCACTGCTGAGATCCTTCTTTTGACAGGAGGTGGATTCTGCActgtcatccccatcatcatcatcactgaggaTGAGGACAGTTTCTGGCTTGGTTTCCTCCAGGATGCGTGCTTCATGTGGGGAGGCTGCTGTCATTTCAGCAATAACAAGGGCATCAAATTCTCCCCTCTTGGCCCTGAAAAAAagaacacccccaaacccccacaggTTATGTATATTTTTAAATGACAATATACCTATTTCACTGTAAAACAAGCAGAGTATAAGCCTTTCTTCCCTCTCGGCTATTAATCACAAGAATAAATCGATGAAAAGCAGTATATCATCTTGTCATTTGCTAAGGTCTTGCCCTTACACAAAAGTATGACAGGTGGAGGATAATTGTTGCTGTAGATCTTTCATAGATTTGATCAGAATTCGTATtacaagatattgaaaaaaaaaaaaaaagcccaaaaaaccAACTGTTCAAATAATTGATtttaataaagaagaaaaacaagactgTTGGATTAAAATAAA
The sequence above is a segment of the Babylonia areolata isolate BAREFJ2019XMU chromosome 19, ASM4173473v1, whole genome shotgun sequence genome. Coding sequences within it:
- the LOC143294275 gene encoding uncharacterized protein LOC143294275, translating into MQRGKHYLKSAAECTSKAIVSLELSDKNINTAKQAIRLESIGPETVRRLEGYVNTQVYSSDRPAPGRFVSSAGAMLVALLHLTELAAADSQGGVVLIPEEQLRTEAAKLCDEKFLPSHSPGFCQAWWRLEVLIKRDLVKRRSLHKANVYHLLPLGMDVALTLRERSLGHEPTTAGVKKAPSASATSASSSSPSSSTVSTPAKPRKQKAIIESPSSGIKSAHLSLPKAAAVSSSSTSFVSSPVLSAGPLSRSAGDPVNHVVTDAMYSNDRGQDGVILLVDIQEGGGNRAGLADLCEMIEQTGTVYRTRKLRCADYNWLWRCDGVERQLPFLLERKRADDVAHSLKDGRFWGQIDKMTSVKEEFQKKGVQTVLQYVVEGKPESFVARCADGCQGVGRCGNPSLQQVQRVLCDLKQHPHLELVAMDSMLDTVRHLAKITSQLHDRAKRGEFDALVIAEMTAASPHEARILEETKPETVLILSDDDDGDDSAESTSCQKKDLSSDDTLPATHGFKDSHSSLPVCEGYDELPPLVLPRSVERRPLDLNKESGSVGQAAKQTCGVSPVPLTTPSGSPRGRVYLMKRKGDKFGHQISPNKKARGCEDSDRAVTGRTTTAAGSELGAGRHTDKAVSSIGDRERLGDSLTRTRPRHAVSEPQLHNTRSESPTTGVSSGHWEGSQRSPKPSVCAALSNKPTALENMPSGFLRSDSHVSPPKTASHPSHCHRDLCVEEGAAISADSLSASGTFRLKQDAKEHSTQCSSDDNAVRGDKNDRDGSAAGRSEAQCFMTHSVTSALSPGAIDPTDSKSMTHSIVSIKPGPVSPVVSSLSEEKDVIGTRCGDHDGSDSDSLPDIDLGMGPAGHPSQTISSSASPHHLPATREDQEKGITLWPRGNNSQEKKNRAAPRPGQTADTLVHSADKIAQIAVVFPQMRGSQIAEVLHRFDGDVERCVIGILEDPGLVGV